TGTCCAGGTTCCCGGAGACTCCTTCGGCTCCCAGCAGGGTGCGGAGGGCATCGGCGCCGATGGTGGCGAAGGATTCCCTGCCCCCACTGGCGGTGAGGGCGAAGCCGTCGCGCAGGAGCGTGGCGAACCAGAGTTTGGCCAATCCGCGGGGCGCACCAACCTGGGCGAATGCCTCGCCCAGCGGGGCCATGTCGGAGAGGGTCTCGTTGACGTCAAAAACGATGACCAATGGTTCGGACATGATGTTCCTTTCCTGTTCGGACAGGCAGCCCCAGCGCTGGGCTGCCTGCTACTTGGCCGGGTACTGGTTGGACCGCAGGAACCTGGCCAGGTGCACGGCATTGCGGGCAAGCCCCGCGTTGGTGGAAGCCACCGGGTCCGGCACCTTCTCAAGGTCCTTGAAGTCCACGGTCTGCATGGCCTCCCCCACCCAGTACGTGCCGCCCTGGGCCGGAAGGGTGAAGCCGACGTCGTTCAATCCCTGCATCATGTCGGCGATGGTCTTGTGGGCCCCATCCTCGTTTCCCACCACGGCAACCGTGGCGACCTTGCCGTACATGACCGGCCGGCCGTCGTCGTCCGTTTCTGCCAGGTCGGCGTCCAGCCGCTCCATGACCTGCTGGGCAACGCTGCAGGGGTGGCCCATCCAGATGGGGGTGGAGAGGACCAGGATGTCCGCGGCCAAGATCTTTTCGTGGATTGCGGGCCATTCGTCGCCGTTGCCCATGTCCACCTGCACGCCGCGCTTCACGTCATGGTCCACGATGCGCAGTGACTCGGTGGCGACCCCATGGCCTTCCAATTCGTCAAGGATGTGCTGGGCCATCAGTTCACTGCTGGACGGTTCCGGGGAGGGTGTGAGGGTGCAGACGAGGGCAAGAGCGGACAGGGTGGACATCAGCGGGGCTCCCTTGATTTTCGCGACCAAAATAGTCAGTCTACTTAGCAATAGATCACATGGGTACTGCCGGGACTACGGCTGGCCGCCGCTGCGAGCAGGCCTGCGCCGACCTCCCCGCGTCATTGGGCTGAGGGCTGGGAGACAGCCCACGGCTTTTAAAGCAAGAAACGCTGGGCCCCGCCGTTACGGCGGGGCCCAGCGTTGTGGCTTCAGGTGCGGAGCGCCTACTCCGTTGCGCCACTCAAACTGGCAAGGGCCTTGCGCAGGCGGGTGCCGGCGTCATCCGCCACTTCTTTGACGGAAGGTGCGCTGCTGAGCTGCACCATGGTCTGAGGATCGATCGCCTCCACGATGGTCGCGTCCGCCGAGCTGTTGCGTCGCACCACGACGTTGCAGGGCAGCAGGGCACCCATTTCCGGTTCGGCGGCCAGGGCCCGGCTGGCAAGGGCCGGGTTGCAGGCACCAAGGATGACGTAATCCCCGACGGCGTCCGCGGCTTCAGCGCCAAGCTTGGCTTCGAAGGTGGACCGGACGTTGATTTCCGTCAGGATTCCGAACCCCTGCGCGGCAAGGGCTTCGCGGGTGCGTTCCACGGCTTCGGCCCAGGGAAGGGAGACGGTGGTGGCCAGGGTGTAGGTCATGATGCTCCTTGAGGTTGCTGCCGGTCCGCTGATGGGGCGTTGACTTATGCCAGGGAGAGGAAAAGCTTCTCCAGGTCCTTCCGGTCCATGGTTTCGTCCTTCTGGACGATGCACTGCTCCAGCCCGGTGGCGATGATGGCGAAGCCTGCGCGGTCGAGGGCCTTGGATACGGCAGCCAGCTGGGTGACGACGTCCTTGCAGTCGCGGCCTTCCTCGAGCATCCGGGTGACGGCGGCGAGCTGGCCCTGGGCACGCTTGAGGCGGTTGATCACGGGCGTGAGTTCGGTGGGGTTCAGTTCCATTAGGGGTCTCCATTGATGAGGGGCTTGGCCTTAACTGTATACCCCTGAGGGTGTTTTGACTACCCCCGGGGGTATCTGTAATACTCGGTGGGGTATCCACCCGACCCCTTCCGAGAGGCCACTTATGACTTCCCCTTCCAAAGCAACCGCCGTCACCGCACTCGCCCCCGAAGCACTCCAGTCCTGGATCAAGGAGCACCAGGACCTCGTGGTGATCGACGTTCGCTCTGCCGCAGAGTTCGAGTCCATGCACATCCGCGGCTCCTACAACGTTCCGCTGCCCCTGCTCTCCGAGCACACCGATGAACTCGCTGCCCGGCTGGGCAGCCGCGTTGTCCTGGTCTGCCAGTCCGGCGTCCGCGCCGAGCAGGCCCGCCAGCGCATGGCCACCGTTGGCCTGGACACCGCCTACGTCCTCACCGGCGGAGTTCCCGGCTTCGCTGCCGCCGGCGGC
This window of the Pseudarthrobacter defluvii genome carries:
- a CDS encoding flavodoxin family protein, yielding MSTLSALALVCTLTPSPEPSSSELMAQHILDELEGHGVATESLRIVDHDVKRGVQVDMGNGDEWPAIHEKILAADILVLSTPIWMGHPCSVAQQVMERLDADLAETDDDGRPVMYGKVATVAVVGNEDGAHKTIADMMQGLNDVGFTLPAQGGTYWVGEAMQTVDFKDLEKVPDPVASTNAGLARNAVHLARFLRSNQYPAK
- a CDS encoding DUF302 domain-containing protein gives rise to the protein MTYTLATTVSLPWAEAVERTREALAAQGFGILTEINVRSTFEAKLGAEAADAVGDYVILGACNPALASRALAAEPEMGALLPCNVVVRRNSSADATIVEAIDPQTMVQLSSAPSVKEVADDAGTRLRKALASLSGATE
- a CDS encoding metal-sensitive transcriptional regulator — translated: MELNPTELTPVINRLKRAQGQLAAVTRMLEEGRDCKDVVTQLAAVSKALDRAGFAIIATGLEQCIVQKDETMDRKDLEKLFLSLA
- a CDS encoding rhodanese-like domain-containing protein; the encoded protein is MTSPSKATAVTALAPEALQSWIKEHQDLVVIDVRSAAEFESMHIRGSYNVPLPLLSEHTDELAARLGSRVVLVCQSGVRAEQARQRMATVGLDTAYVLTGGVPGFAAAGGDVVKGKDRWDLERQVRLAAGSLVMLGLAGGKFVSPKVRMLAGAIGTGLTFSAATNTCAMGKALSVMPWNKAAKEPTRESAILQLPVQTAEKGAAA